The following DNA comes from Burkholderia stabilis.
CGAGCTTCCAGGGCGCGAGCGGCGGCCTGCCGCGCTTCATCGAAGATCCGTCGATCCGCGTGTCGGACATCCGCTTCGCGGTCGACTACCTGCAGTCGCTGCCGTATGTCGACGCGGGCCGTATCGGCGCGATCGGCGTCTGCGGCGGCGGCGCCTATACCGTGCATGCCGGCATCACCGATCACCGCATCAAGGCGCTGGTGTCGATCACCGGCGTGAACTACGGCCGACTGATCCGTGAAGGCTTCGCCAACTTCAAGCCGGTCGGGTTCCTCGAGAACATGGCCGCGATGCGTACCGCGGAAGCACAGGGCGGAGAGCGCCACGTCGCCAACCTGCTGCCCGAGTCCGTGGAAGCGGGCAAGCAGGCCGGCATCACCGACATCGACGTGCTCGAAGCCACCGAGTACTACAAGACCGCGCGCGGGCAGCAGCCGAACGGCGCCACCAGCCAGCTGATGTCGTTCAGCAGCGCGGCGATGGGCTGGGACGCGTTCCTGCACGCCGAAGTGCTACTGACCCAGCCGCTGCTGGTGGTGATCGGCGACAAGCCGGGCGGCTTCGGCGCGTATCGCGACGGCTGGGAGATCTACGATCGCGCGGCATCGAAGGACAAGCGGATCGTCGTGGCCGAAGGCTGGTCGCACTACGACCTGTACGACAAATCCGAACCGGTCGGCATCGCGATGAAGCAGGTCGTGCCGTTCTTCAAGGAAACCCTCTAAGGCCTGTTCACGCCAATAACTGGCTTGCGCGGGCCCCAGGCGTCACGGCCAGCCGCGACGCCACTCACCGGACGGGCGTGGCACACGCCCGTTTTCTTTTGACCAGACGAAACCCTCTCCCATGAAATCACTGCTTTCCGGAAAGACCGCCATCATCACCGGCGCCAGCAAGGGCATCGGCCTCGCGACGGCGCAACTGTTCGCGCAGGAAGGCGCCAACGTCGTGCTGACCGCGCGCAAGCAGGCCGACCTGGACGCGGCCGTGAACGGCATCGTCGCGGCGGGCGGCAAGGCCATCGGCGTGCTGGCCGACTCGGCCGACCCGAGCGCGCCGAAGACGGTCTTCGCGCAGGCCATCGAAGCCTTCGGCCAGGTCGACATCCTGGTCAACAACGCCGGTTATGGCGACATGGTTTCCATCGAGGAGTGCTCGGACGAGCACTTCGACCAGGTCGTGCAGGTCAACTACGCGGGCGTGTTCCGCTTCTGCCGCGAGGCGATCCAGCACTATCTGCCGCGCAACGAAGGGGTGATCGTGAACGTCACGTCGATCAACGGCTCGTTGCCGGTCGGCGGCGTGGCCTACACGTCGACCAAGGGCGCGGTGAACACGATGACGACCAATATCGCGGTGCGCTTCTCGGGCACCGGCATCCGCTGCAACGCGGTGGCACCCGGCAATACGGACACGCCGATGGCCCAGGCCTGGGCGGCGGGCGAACTGCCGGGCGGCACGACGATGGTGGAGTACGCGGGCAAGTACGCGAACCAGGAACTGCCCTTCACCCAGCCGGACGACCAGGCCAACGCGATCCTCTATTTCGCCAGCGACCTGAGCCGGGCCGTGACCGGCCGCGTGCTGGTGGTCGACAACGGCGCCTATATCGGCGCATGACGGGCTCGGCCGGCGTGCCGGGAGATCGGGCGCGCCGCGTGCGCGCCGGCCCGCATGCTGGCCGACCTATCGCAATCATCGTAAAAGGAGTCATCTCGTGAAGCACGTTCTCATTCTGGGCGCCAACGGCCAGATCGCCCGCTGGGTGATCGACGCACTCGCGGCCGACAGGAACATCAGTCAGACCTTGCTCGTGCGCAACCCCAAAAATCTCGGCGATACGCCGGCGAACGCGCGGGTCGTGACCGGCGACGTGCTCGACCGCGCGCTGCTGCTGAACACGGTGAAAGGGCAGGACATCGTCTACGCGAACCTGGCCGGCGCGAACCTCGACACGCAGGCGGCGAGCGTGATCGCGGCGATGCAGGCGGCAGGCGTCAAGCGCCTCGTCTTCGTGCTGTCGCTCGGCATCTACGACGAAGTGCCCGGCAAGTTCGGCGACTGGAACAACGCGATCATCGGCGAAGACCTCAAGCCCTACCGCCGCTCGGCCGAGGCGATCGAGGCATCCGGCCTGCAATACACGATCCTGCGCCCGGCCTGGCTGACGGACGAAGATGAAATCGACTACGAACTCACGGGCAGGAACGAACCGTTCAAGGGCACCGTGGTGTCGCGCAGGAGCGTGGGCGACCTGATCGTGCGGATCGTCGCGTCGCCCGAATTGCACGTGGGCGAGAACCTCGGCGTCAACCAGCCCGGCAGCGACGGCGACAAGCCCTACTTCATGTAAGAGGTGACACGGATGATGTTGCAGGACCTGAACGGCAAGGTCGCCGTGATTACCGGCGCGTCGAGCGGCATCGGCGAAGCGGCCGCGCGCCTGCTCGTTGCCGAAGGCATGAAGGTCGTCCTGACCGCGCGCCGGAAGGAACGGATCGACACGCTCGCCGCCGAGCTGGGCGATGCGGCGCTGGCGGTGGCGGCGGACGTCTCCGACGCCGCCCAGGTCGCCGCGCTGTTCGACACCGTGCGCACGCATTTCGGCGGGCTCGATCTGTTGTTCAACAACGCGGGCATGGGCATCGCCGGCGCGTTCGAACACAGCTGGCCCGATGAATGGCGTACGCAAATCGACGCGAACCTGTACGGCATGCTGCATTGCACGCACGCGGCCATTCCGTTGATGAAGGGTCGCGCGGGCGCGATGATTTCCACCGTGTCCAGCGTCGGCGGCAAGACGGGGGCACCGAACTGGGCCGTGTACTGCGCGACCAAGTTCGCGGTCGGCGGCTTTTGCGAAGGCTTGCGGCAGGAACTGGCCGGTGACGGCATCCGTGTGTCGCTGATCTACCCCGGCGCCGTGCATACCGAATGGGGGCACAACGTCCCGGCCGAAGCGATGCGCGCGCGCCGCGACGCGATCGGCGCATTGCTGCCCGACGACGTCGCCCGCGCGTTGATGTACAGCTTCGCGCAACCGCCGGGTGTGCTCGTCAATGAGCTCGAGATTCGCCCTAGCCTGCAGCTCACGCTGTAGGCGCCGCGGCCGCGCCGTGACCGATGCCGCCGCCGGATTGCCCCGCCGGCGGCATCGCTGCGTCAGGCGGCCGAACGCGCGTCGCGCTGCACCGGGAACCAGCCGTTCGTCGCGTCGATGACGCTCCACAGCTTGTCGGGAATCCCGAGCTGCGGTACGTCGACCGGATTCAACTGCGTGCTGATCGCAGTGGCGTCGCCGCGCAGCGCATGCTCGACCCAGCCGGGGTTCATCACGAGCCCCTTGCCCACCGCCACCACCGACACGCCCAGCGCAAGCGCGGCTTCCGCCTGGGCCGGCGTCCTGATCGTGCCGGCCGCCATCAGCGGCACGCGGCCCTGCACGATGTCGGCGACGCGCTCGATCGTGCGGCGCTCGTCGCTCGCATCGAGCGGCTTCGCATTCAGCAGGTCCGTCAGCGACACGTGGATGTAGTCGATGCCCGCCACGATCAGGCGATCGATCAGCGTCAGCGTATCGCCGATGCGCAGCCCGTCCGCATCGGGTTCTTCCGGCGAAATCCGGTAACCGAGCACGAACGGACGATCCGCATGCAGCGCGATCACGCGCTTGAGTTCGGCAACCAGTGCAAGCGGGAAACGCATCCGGTTCTCGAGCGAGCCGCCCCATGCATCGGTGCGCTGATTGAAGCGCGGCGAGAAGAAATTCTGGATCAGGAAACCGTGTGCGCCGTGCAGCTCGACGCCGTCGAAACCGGCTTCGATCGCGCGTCGCGTGGTTTCGCCGAATGCGCGGATCATCTCGCCGATTTCGTCGTGGGTCAGCGCGCGGCTCTCGAGTTCGCCGCTGTTGAACGGCCCGGGCGGCGCCTTCATCGCGCTCGCGCTGACGAGCACGCCATCCGGCACCAGCGCCGGCACGGCCTTGTTGCCCGCGTGAAAGATCTGAAGGATCGCGGGCGCCCCGCCGCTTTTCGCGGCGTCCGCCAGCTTGCGCAGGCTCGGCACGTAACGATCGTCGTGCGCGGCGAATTCGTCGGTGAAGCCGATGCCGCTTTCCGTTACGTGCGTGCAGCCGGTGAGCACCGCTCCGACGCCGTTCGCGCGGCGGCGGTAATACGCGAGTTCCTGATCGGACACGGTGCCGTCCGGATTCGACGACCAGGTGGTCATCGGCGCCATCAGCACGCGGTTGCGGAACGTGACGCCGTTCGGGAACGTAAGTGGCTGGAACAGCGTTGCAAAGGGTTGAGTCATGGTGTTTCCTGGTTGGCCGCCGCAGCGAGATGCGCTCGCCGCGCGGCATGATGTGGAACGTGCGGCTTGACGCCGCAATGGCATGGCGCTCGCCTCGCCGGCAGCGGTTTCGCGGAACGCGACCCGGGCCGGTGGTCCGGCGGACCCTCCTATCGTATGGCTCGATTGACATTACTCAAGCGCGCAAAACTGACATCAGTCGTATGTCAGCCTTAACAATCGCCCCGCCGGGCCACGCATCGCGGCGAAGCGGTTCCCCCTGCATCTGTAAAGACAGGCTTAACACTGAAGTCTTTTTTAGCCCATATATCCGCATCAATTTCTTGACTACCATGCATCACATCACCTCACCTCGTTGCCACCTACCACCGGAGTTAGCGTCATGCAGAAAGTCAACTTCAAGAACCTGAACGGCCAGGGCGTTACGATTGCCGCCGTGATCCATGTTCCCGCCGGTTTCGATTCGAACGCCAAGTACCCGGCCGTCGTCGTCGCACATCCGGGCGGCGGCGTAAAGGAACAGACGGCCGGTCTGTACGCGAAGAAACTCGCCGAAAACGGTCTCGTCGCGATCGCGTTCGATGCGTCGTATCAAGGCGAAAGCACCGGCGAGCCGCGCCAGCTCGAAAATCCGTATATCCGCACGGAAGACGTCAGCGCGGTGGTCGACTACCTGACCACGCTGCCGTACGTCGACGCGGACCGGATCGGCGCGATGGGGATCTGCGCGGGCGGCGGCTACGCGGCCAACGCGGCCATCAACGACCGCCGCATCAAGGCGCTCGGCACGGTCAGCGCGGTCAACATCGGTTCGATGTTCCGCAATGGCTGGGAAAACAACGTGAAGGATGCCGATGCGATCCCGTACATCGCACACGGTTCGCAGGCGCGCACCAGCGACGCGTCGGGCGCACAACTGGCCACGCTGCCGCTCGCGCCGATGCGCAAGGAAGATGCGCCGAACAAGGAACTGGAAGAAGCATGGGAGTACTACCATACGCCGCGCTGCGAACACCCGAATGCGCCCGGCTTCATGACCGCCCGCAGCCTCAACCAGATCATCACGTACGACGCGTATAACAAGGCCGAAGCGTTCCTCACGCAGCCGCTGCAGATCGTGGCCGGCAGCGTCGCGGGCAGCAAGTGGATGAGCGACGACCTGTTCGCCCGCGCGGCCAGCGCCGACAAGCGCTTCCACGTGGTCGAAGGCGCGAACCACATGTCGCTGTACGACGTCCCGCAATACGTCGACGAAGCGGTTTCCGTGCTTGCGCCGTTCTTCCAGAACACGCTGTAACGCGGCACGCGGCCGGTGCGCGCAACCGCGCACCGCGCTGACCGGACGGACAACGAACGGATCGCCTGCTTTCCCGAGGCGATCCGTTCGCACATCCAAATCACCCTGACGCCAACCTAACTACTGTTAGTATGTCGGCATGACTCACCATGCGCAGGCAACCAGGGGTATGGCCAAACGATCCAAGTCGAATTCCGTCGGCACGTGCGAGACGCGTGAATCGCTGATCCGTTTTGCCGCCCGCACGTTCGGCACGCAAGGCTATTCGGCCACGACGATGCGCAACATCGCCGATCAGGCCGGCATCGAGGCCGCGAGCATCTACTACCACTTTTCGTCGAAGGAAGAGCTGGTCGAGGCGGTGATGGAGCAAGGCGCCCAACACATCGTCCATCACCTGAACGAGCAGCTGGACGCGCTCGGCCCCGGCGCCACGGCCGAACAACGGTTCCGGGCGGCGGTACTCGGGCAGATGCGCGGCCTCGTCATGCACGGCGATTTCGCGGTCGCGCACGGCAGGCTGCTCGGCCAGTTGCCCGACACGATTCGCGAACGGCAGGTCGTGCGGCGCGAACATCACCAGACGCTCTGGAACGGGCTGCTGGAAGCCCTGCGTGTGGAAGGCAGGCTCCGCGAGGACGTGGACATCCACCTCGCGCGCATCCATATCCTGGGCAGCATCAATTCGATCCAGTCGTGGTTCAACCCGCAAAAAGGCTCGCTGGAGCGGATCGCCGGTCAACTTTGCACCATGTTCTTCTCCGGCGTGGGGCCGTCGTCGCGTTGATTCCCGCGCCCTTCCCCGCCACGCGCAACCGCCGTGCGTCGCCTTCGAACCCGAAGCCGGCGTGCGAGCCGATGCGTCGCGGCAACCACGTCTCGGTATAAACCCCAATGACGGTCTCGGCGTTTGCGCATCAAACTAACTACCAGTTGTTAGGTAATGCCTAACGCACGTATCAGGTGCCCCCCCATCAACAGGCCGAGACAGTCATGACCACGCAGATGAAACCGATCCGTTCCTTCCTTTTCGTTCCGGGCAACAAGCCGACCTGGATCGAGAAATCCATTCAGTCCGGCGCCGATGCGCTGATCCTCGACCTCGAGGACAGCGTGCCGCCGGCCCAGAAAGTCGAAGCGCGCGAGATCGTCCGCTCGAAGCTGGCGTGGCTGGCCGAACAGAAGCAGCGCGTCTGGGTGCGCATCAACCGCAGCGCGCACCTGTACGACTTCGACGACATCCTGGCGATCGTGAACCCGGTGGTCGAGGGCATCGTGATTTCCAAGCCCTGCGGGCCGGAAGACATCCACACCGTGTCGTCGATGCTGGCCGAAGCCGAGTACCGCGCCGGCGTCGAAGTCGGTCACACCAAGGTGATTCCGCTGCTGGAAACCGCCCGCTCGCTGCAACTCGCGTATGAAATCGCGCAGCACGACCGGGTGCCCGCGATCGTGGGCGCGACGGCCAAGAACGCCGACGTGGCACGCGCACTGAAGACCGTCTGGTCGCTCGAAGGCCGCGAAACCCAGTTCCTGAAGTCGCGCATCGTGATGGCCGCGCGCGCCGCCGGCAAGCTGCCGATCGGCGGCGTGTGGCAGCAGGTGCATGACCTCGACGGGCTCAAGGTCTCGTCGGCGAACGACCGCCAGCTCGGCATGAGCGGCGAGCTGGTGCTGCATCCGTCGAACGTCGAGATCGTCAACCGCACCTACAGCCCGACCGAAGAAGAAGTCGCGTTCTACCAGGGCATGATCGACGCGCTCGACAAGGCCCAGGCGGAAGGCCGCGCGTCGTGCATCTATGACGGCGAGCACATCGACATCGCCCACGCGAAAACGGCACGCGAAATCATCGCGCTCGCGCAGTCGTTCAACCGCTGATTCCCCACCCGAATACGTCAGGAGACACAAAATGGCAGGCCTTTACTTCGAAGAATTCAAGCCCGGCATGGTGATCGAGCATGCGATCCGCCGCACGGTGACCGAGACCG
Coding sequences within:
- a CDS encoding alpha/beta hydrolase, whose translation is MSTNPIKTVTYPNLGWDTAADLYFPPGFDEGKQYPAIVSTHPIGSCKEQTAGNIYAKGLAEAGFVVLVHDASFQGASGGLPRFIEDPSIRVSDIRFAVDYLQSLPYVDAGRIGAIGVCGGGAYTVHAGITDHRIKALVSITGVNYGRLIREGFANFKPVGFLENMAAMRTAEAQGGERHVANLLPESVEAGKQAGITDIDVLEATEYYKTARGQQPNGATSQLMSFSSAAMGWDAFLHAEVLLTQPLLVVIGDKPGGFGAYRDGWEIYDRAASKDKRIVVAEGWSHYDLYDKSEPVGIAMKQVVPFFKETL
- a CDS encoding SDR family NAD(P)-dependent oxidoreductase, with amino-acid sequence MKSLLSGKTAIITGASKGIGLATAQLFAQEGANVVLTARKQADLDAAVNGIVAAGGKAIGVLADSADPSAPKTVFAQAIEAFGQVDILVNNAGYGDMVSIEECSDEHFDQVVQVNYAGVFRFCREAIQHYLPRNEGVIVNVTSINGSLPVGGVAYTSTKGAVNTMTTNIAVRFSGTGIRCNAVAPGNTDTPMAQAWAAGELPGGTTMVEYAGKYANQELPFTQPDDQANAILYFASDLSRAVTGRVLVVDNGAYIGA
- a CDS encoding SDR family oxidoreductase produces the protein MKHVLILGANGQIARWVIDALAADRNISQTLLVRNPKNLGDTPANARVVTGDVLDRALLLNTVKGQDIVYANLAGANLDTQAASVIAAMQAAGVKRLVFVLSLGIYDEVPGKFGDWNNAIIGEDLKPYRRSAEAIEASGLQYTILRPAWLTDEDEIDYELTGRNEPFKGTVVSRRSVGDLIVRIVASPELHVGENLGVNQPGSDGDKPYFM
- a CDS encoding SDR family oxidoreductase codes for the protein MMLQDLNGKVAVITGASSGIGEAAARLLVAEGMKVVLTARRKERIDTLAAELGDAALAVAADVSDAAQVAALFDTVRTHFGGLDLLFNNAGMGIAGAFEHSWPDEWRTQIDANLYGMLHCTHAAIPLMKGRAGAMISTVSSVGGKTGAPNWAVYCATKFAVGGFCEGLRQELAGDGIRVSLIYPGAVHTEWGHNVPAEAMRARRDAIGALLPDDVARALMYSFAQPPGVLVNELEIRPSLQLTL
- a CDS encoding NADH-dependent flavin oxidoreductase — protein: MTQPFATLFQPLTFPNGVTFRNRVLMAPMTTWSSNPDGTVSDQELAYYRRRANGVGAVLTGCTHVTESGIGFTDEFAAHDDRYVPSLRKLADAAKSGGAPAILQIFHAGNKAVPALVPDGVLVSASAMKAPPGPFNSGELESRALTHDEIGEMIRAFGETTRRAIEAGFDGVELHGAHGFLIQNFFSPRFNQRTDAWGGSLENRMRFPLALVAELKRVIALHADRPFVLGYRISPEEPDADGLRIGDTLTLIDRLIVAGIDYIHVSLTDLLNAKPLDASDERRTIERVADIVQGRVPLMAAGTIRTPAQAEAALALGVSVVAVGKGLVMNPGWVEHALRGDATAISTQLNPVDVPQLGIPDKLWSVIDATNGWFPVQRDARSAA
- a CDS encoding alpha/beta hydrolase — encoded protein: MQKVNFKNLNGQGVTIAAVIHVPAGFDSNAKYPAVVVAHPGGGVKEQTAGLYAKKLAENGLVAIAFDASYQGESTGEPRQLENPYIRTEDVSAVVDYLTTLPYVDADRIGAMGICAGGGYAANAAINDRRIKALGTVSAVNIGSMFRNGWENNVKDADAIPYIAHGSQARTSDASGAQLATLPLAPMRKEDAPNKELEEAWEYYHTPRCEHPNAPGFMTARSLNQIITYDAYNKAEAFLTQPLQIVAGSVAGSKWMSDDLFARAASADKRFHVVEGANHMSLYDVPQYVDEAVSVLAPFFQNTL
- a CDS encoding TetR/AcrR family transcriptional regulator → MAKRSKSNSVGTCETRESLIRFAARTFGTQGYSATTMRNIADQAGIEAASIYYHFSSKEELVEAVMEQGAQHIVHHLNEQLDALGPGATAEQRFRAAVLGQMRGLVMHGDFAVAHGRLLGQLPDTIRERQVVRREHHQTLWNGLLEALRVEGRLREDVDIHLARIHILGSINSIQSWFNPQKGSLERIAGQLCTMFFSGVGPSSR
- a CDS encoding HpcH/HpaI aldolase/citrate lyase family protein, whose product is MTTQMKPIRSFLFVPGNKPTWIEKSIQSGADALILDLEDSVPPAQKVEAREIVRSKLAWLAEQKQRVWVRINRSAHLYDFDDILAIVNPVVEGIVISKPCGPEDIHTVSSMLAEAEYRAGVEVGHTKVIPLLETARSLQLAYEIAQHDRVPAIVGATAKNADVARALKTVWSLEGRETQFLKSRIVMAARAAGKLPIGGVWQQVHDLDGLKVSSANDRQLGMSGELVLHPSNVEIVNRTYSPTEEEVAFYQGMIDALDKAQAEGRASCIYDGEHIDIAHAKTAREIIALAQSFNR